The DNA sequence GCAGACGATGACCTTGTTCCAGTGCGGGCTGTGGTCTACACGGTCTCCCCACCCCTTCCGGCAGTGTCTCCAGGACCTCTCCGTGTGGAGCTCAGGATTGCCAGAGGTAGCTGTCGGGCCTTGGGCTGTGTGAGCCGAGTGTGTGGGGCTTCTGCTGAACCCCGCTGCTGCTCTTCTCCTCAGGAGAGCTGTATGACTCCTACTACAGTGACCTGGACTACCCTGTGACCAAGGTGCTGCGGGATCCTGTGTATGTGGAGGTCCACATCTTGAACAGGACTGACCCCAACATTGTCCTGACCCTGGGGGACTGCTGGGCCACTTCCACTCCCAGTCCTCTCAGCCAGCCCAGCTGGAGCCTTCTGGTTGCTGGGTAACCTGACCCCTGTGGCTCAGACTGGCTTGTCTCGGTAGTGTCCCCTTGTGGCAGGGCTCACCCTCCCTGTTGCTGTCCTTGCAGGTGTCCCTATGGAGATGACAACTACCAGACCACCTTGATCCCCGTGGGTGGCTCCTCAGGGCTGCCGTACCCAACGCACTACCAGCGCTTCATGATTCAGATGTTCACTTTTGTGGATCCTGcctctcaggttcctctgaAGGAGAAGGTAGGGAGCAGCTTGTGGGGAAGGAGGTGGTGGCTGGTCCTGGGCTGTGCAGTGACCCTTGCTGTGCTCTCTCCAGGTGTTCATCCACTGTAGTGCAGCAGTGTGCCAGCCGACCGCTACTGACCGCTGTGTGCCCACCTGTGGCAGGAGGAGTGAGTTCTCTGGGGACAGGGCGGTTGTGCGCCAGTCAGCTGTGTGTATCCTTTCCTGATGCTGTTGTCCTGTCCTCTTGCAGGAAGAGCTGTTGCTCGAGTGGCAGAGGACTCCTCCAGAGAAACTgtgctggtgtccagtggggaagTGATCCTGGTTGGATCTGAGCTTCCAGCTCTGGGTCAGCTGGATTCCCATCCTGAAGGTGAGGGAGGGGGATGGAGGCTGAGTGTCTGAtcctgttccctgtgtctgaCCCCTCACTAAAGCTCTTCTCTCCACAGCACCCCGCTTCCTGAGCTATGGGCTGCTGGTAGTAGCTGCCTCCACTGTGCTTGTGGTCTGTTCTCTGGTGTTGGTGGCTGTGTGGAGATCTAGACCTCACATCCAGAATACCAAGCCTAATCTGGAGTATGAATAAAGGCCTTGTTCTGAACTCCCTTGTGTACTGTTTTGTATGCTTCCCTCTTCTGTCAGCATTAAGTGCTGTAGTTCAGTGTCTATGTGAAGATGTCCCTGTAAGCCTCTTCAATGGCCGTGTTTTTCCATCGTTCATAGACAAGTACTTGCACTAGTTCTTGGCCACTGCTTTTTCTTGGAGTCTGTGGTCTTAATGATATTCCTTCGACTGGCCTGGATTCTAATTGACTGCActttgggggaggggggaaatACCTAGAGGGCTCATAACCAATTCCTCTTTCATCTCTCCAGCCCTCGGGCGCAAGTTGACAAACTTGCTCCCTCTCCCTTCTGAGTGAGTTCAGCCAATGCCCTCCTGTTCTAGTTCTTTAGAACAACACACCAGGACCCAGGCAGCCAAACATTTCTAGTTTGATTACAATTAGTTTTTCCTTCAGCTACCTGTcaaaggaaaaattaaaccATGATTTAACTGGGGGACTAGTGCTGTGCATGAACAAGATGATTGTGACTTTCACCCAGTTCTCTACAGCCCGCGTCCAATAAAAGTGGTGGAGATGAGCCAGTTCCTAGCATAactgaacatgcaaactccccctGCATGTACACTAGGCAGGAGTCCAACCCAATAGACACTCTTCAGATCAGTCTAAATCGATTTCAATGACTGTGTGTGTGCTATCGTGAAGACTTAAAGTAAAGCTATTCATGTTTTCCACTGTAGAAGACTGACTCCTGAAGTCCCCACAACCAACATTTCAGCTGGGGGACAAAACACGTGTCGTCACTGCCCACAGATCTGGAgaaggaaatactgtatcacTACGAGTTTGTCTTTTCACTAGAGGGACACATTAAAGCCACGAAATATCTCATTTTCGGCAAATTCATTGAAATCATTTGTGCAAACCTTTCCCACATAATCAATAATGAGAtcttatgatgtactgtatgtaaagtgagACG is a window from the Lepisosteus oculatus isolate fLepOcu1 chromosome 3, fLepOcu1.hap2, whole genome shotgun sequence genome containing:
- the LOC138233303 gene encoding zona pellucida sperm-binding protein 4-like, coding for MIRGRMGLYSVLFLLVLDWSVAQVQKCLVNDGDKIACGNLTIGKSDCEAKNCCFDVTSQNRCYYGNEVTVQCTRDGQFVVVVSKNATSPQLSLGSVSLQGGRSPPCGPVSTTAGFAMFQFPVSACGTSMKTEGGAVVYENMMSSTFAVIGGPAGSITRDSFYKLFFQCRYADDDLVPVRAVVYTVSPPLPAVSPGPLRVELRIARGELYDSYYSDLDYPVTKVLRDPVYVEVHILNRTDPNIVLTLGDCWATSTPSPLSQPSWSLLVAGCPYGDDNYQTTLIPVGGSSGLPYPTHYQRFMIQMFTFVDPASQVPLKEKVFIHCSAAVCQPTATDRCVPTCGRRRRAVARVAEDSSRETVLVSSGEVILVGSELPALGQLDSHPEAPRFLSYGLLVVAASTVLVVCSLVLVAVWRSRPHIQNTKPNLEYE